CATATCATGTCTTCTCCTAGGTTAAAGGAAACATAAGACACTGGGAAATAGTTTTTGTTCAGTTCTGAGAGGGGGGAAGTATACACATACAGATGGGGCGGAGGCCTTGTTGTGCTAAGGATGCTGGGTTGAACAGAGGTGCATGGACTGCCCATGAAGACAAACTTCTTGCAGATTACATTCAAGTCCATGGTGATGGCAAATGGAGAGACCTACCGCAAAAAGCAGGTGAGCTTTCCATGCGTGTATCAACCAATTCATTTACTTTTCTTGTTTGGGTTTCTCTCCTGAAGAAAATTCACATATGATTGAGATATTTATATACTTCTCGCGGATCATGTATATATAGGTTTAAAAAGATGTGGCAAGAGTTGCAGGCTTCGGTGGTTGAATTATCTGAGGCCAGATATCAAGAGAGGAAACATCTCTCCAGACGAGGAAGATCTCATCGTCAGGCTTCATAGGCTCTTGGGAAACAGGTTTTTTTACTTGgaaatttttctttatttgcaTTTAATTTACAAGGTATAAATATAGTTTCACACAGCGAAATTTTGTCTAATTTTTATTAAAAGTcccttaattttagagtttattacatttttattatttattttcattttattatcaTAAAATCTTTCAACTGAAAAAATGTTACTTAAAAGTCtctcaatttaaaaaatattacataaaaaTCCCTAATGCTCATTATATCTTTGATCAATTTAATATGTGACAGGGTCATACTGTAAAATGAAAAGGTCGATTTTGTGTTGACATTACTGTTAGAACTAcggttaaaaaatatattttcttaaatatattagttatagaatattaaaatttgatttaaaaataaatttgatatatttttttaaactgTTTTTTTCAATAGCATTTAAAATtgtgatttttaaaaaaaaaatatttttttgcttCTGAAACTCAATATCAAACAGGTTTAAAGACTTTTTTTAAAGGCAAAAAATATAGAGTAAGTATATTAGAtgagtttttttattttaaagcGAGAATTTGTTTTTTCGATGGAACAATTTTTTATACTAAATATATCTTATTTGTGTGTTTAAGTATGAAATTACAAAGTTTTAATTTTTGTGGGTATTTCGAGTGGTATGATAACCCAATCTTTAATTAGGCAAGAAATATaatttttgaacttttcaatATGATTAATGGATATGAGTTAGAGGTTGTAAGAGGGACACTAATATAAATTTCATATGTGATgctttaatttctttaatttttttttattttataccgTAGTACTGTCACGTATCAAATTGGTTGAAGATATAAAAAATTCTGCCATAAGTGACTTTTAGGTAACATTTTTTAAGTTGAGAGATTTTATagtaacaaaattaaaataaaggacAGAAGTAAAACAAACTTCAAAGTTGAGGGACGACTGGAAAAAAAGTTAATAGTGAAATTTTCTAcacatattttatttataaaatttaataaatagtaataaaataattaataaataaatatttatatttttagttttataatttttttttaaaattcctataaaattataatatacttccattttaaaattaatttatttattagtttATCTATACCTAATGaatatttttgttaataaatatattattaatcaaTTATAATCAAGAGTAATTAATATAAGTAACCAAATATTAGtgaaatgtacattaaaaaaaaacaaaatttattACTTTCATATATTAAATTTCTGTTCGTTATTGGGATTTAAAGGCtacaaattatttttaaaaaaaaatttaaattgttgaaaaaaaattataaaattgtttaattatttaaaaattgaattttaaaaatttatatattattttatgtgaaattttatttttgggtGAGTGTGTAATGGAGTCTAGAGAGAGTAATGCATAGAATTTTTATCTGGCTGAATGGTTATACAAACATCGATTTTATTGTGTAATTTTTTTGTGATATACGaagctttatttatttatttatctttaaACAGATGGTCCCTGATAGCTGGGAGGCTTCCGGGACGAACAGACAATGAAATAAAGAATTACTGGAACACCAAACTGGGAaaaaaaatactgaaaaattacaataaagcCTCGGCTCATGATAAAGTAGTTGATAGTGAAATCCAATCTGCAAACAGAGCCTCACCTTCATCATCTCCAAAAATGGCCTCACACGTGTTCCGCCCCAAGGCATTTAATTGTTCGAAGGATTTTGTTCGCCAAGACTCACAACATCATGGAACTGAGA
The sequence above is a segment of the Hevea brasiliensis isolate MT/VB/25A 57/8 chromosome 11, ASM3005281v1, whole genome shotgun sequence genome. Coding sequences within it:
- the LOC110670022 gene encoding transcription factor MYB1-like translates to MGRRPCCAKDAGLNRGAWTAHEDKLLADYIQVHGDGKWRDLPQKAGLKRCGKSCRLRWLNYLRPDIKRGNISPDEEDLIVRLHRLLGNRWSLIAGRLPGRTDNEIKNYWNTKLGKKILKNYNKASAHDKVVDSEIQSANRASPSSSPKMASHVFRPKAFNCSKDFVRQDSQHHGTESDNDNNVKTRPPASSVMVGETHVHHQPFMEVPSLASRENNDDPKNLLMNFEMGDGDHQLFMLEPADAHAFANFEFSYDLNYGNKNNNGDDFSPSSPMLFSEEMLQDLTTTTDYVQPQGFSCLSPFTSFLDSGRVWLGD